A stretch of Candidatus Abawacabacteria bacterium DNA encodes these proteins:
- a CDS encoding Y-family DNA polymerase, giving the protein MPSIYALVDCNNFYASCEKVFNPALKHKPVVILSNNDGCIIARSAEAKVLGIPMGAPYFKVKEQLASNNVVVLSSNYALYGDMSARVMSVLEQFSPQVERYSIDEAFIGLEHVPLAELFHYASQIRSTVERWTGIPVSIGIATTKTLAKIANHVAKKDTSYHGCCNFLSWSPLVLEDFLCQLPVKEVWGIGWGSAKKLQAQDILTAYDLSKVPLSQARKLLSVLGERIVLELQGISCIPLELMWKPRKGIMYTRGFGRDIISLTEMEEAIATYTLRAWQKLSKQKSQASGLALFMKTNRFREKVTYQSHTQMALFSATNNPNTLIKQALALVRKAFVPYTPYHKAGVFLLGIETGAAAPATLWEGSTAIFTESARLTEALIELNKRFGKEKVYFAVQGKNHLWDMRQAFKSPNYTTAITDLPLFS; this is encoded by the coding sequence ATGCCTTCTATCTATGCCCTGGTCGATTGCAATAACTTTTATGCTTCTTGTGAAAAGGTATTTAATCCAGCCTTAAAGCATAAGCCAGTGGTTATATTGTCTAATAATGATGGTTGTATTATTGCTCGTAGTGCTGAGGCGAAAGTTTTGGGTATTCCTATGGGGGCGCCCTATTTTAAAGTTAAGGAGCAATTAGCTAGTAATAATGTAGTGGTTCTTTCTTCCAATTATGCTTTGTATGGTGATATGTCAGCTCGGGTGATGAGTGTATTAGAGCAATTTTCACCTCAAGTAGAACGATATTCAATCGATGAGGCTTTTATTGGGCTTGAGCATGTCCCACTAGCTGAATTATTTCACTATGCCAGCCAAATTCGCTCTACTGTAGAGCGATGGACTGGTATTCCGGTATCCATTGGTATTGCCACTACCAAAACTTTGGCAAAAATTGCTAATCATGTCGCCAAAAAAGATACAAGCTACCATGGTTGTTGCAACTTTCTTTCTTGGTCACCATTAGTGCTAGAAGATTTCTTATGTCAATTGCCTGTAAAAGAAGTATGGGGCATTGGTTGGGGATCTGCTAAAAAACTACAGGCCCAAGACATTTTGACTGCTTACGACTTAAGTAAAGTACCACTTTCTCAGGCACGAAAACTATTATCGGTGTTAGGGGAAAGAATCGTTTTGGAGTTGCAAGGAATTTCGTGTATTCCTTTGGAACTCATGTGGAAACCCCGTAAGGGGATTATGTATACTCGAGGCTTTGGTAGAGATATAATTTCTTTAACAGAAATGGAAGAAGCTATTGCTACTTACACCTTACGCGCCTGGCAAAAACTTAGTAAACAAAAGTCTCAAGCTTCAGGCTTGGCTCTTTTTATGAAAACGAATCGTTTTCGTGAAAAAGTCACTTATCAGTCTCACACTCAGATGGCTCTATTCTCAGCTACCAATAATCCTAACACTTTAATCAAACAAGCACTTGCTTTAGTTCGTAAAGCTTTTGTCCCATATACTCCGTATCATAAGGCTGGTGTATTTCTTTTGGGCATTGAGACTGGAGCAGCTGCTCCTGCCACCTTATGGGAAGGTAGTACTGCTATTTTCACTGAATCAGCCAGGCTAACGGAAGCTTTAATTGAGTTAAATAAGCGCTTTGGTAAAGAAAAAGTATATTTTGCTGTGCAAGGCAAAAATCATCTCTGGGATATGAGACAAGCATTCAAATCTCCTAATTATACTACTGCCATTACTGATCTCCCGCTGTTTTCTTAA
- a CDS encoding DUF11 domain-containing protein: MQFALPQQKLISGQIKLLVSIVVLFITIHYSFPWSWLNTFPIQAGDEVTSRMTTFYSGTDYPGGSPATTALVPPSSGVTIFIDIMNTTTTPNALENMVLSDDISAFSGSLTCSYMVTTSSANHLLLDFDGSGSICTINSSNGYQFEGASFPTSLAAGDGIFFRLTGLTVDNDSILHEVYVNGTFAGQSYGPARDHQYILVGTRAITGYAFHDLDNNRLNDNLDYQYVGLVATLRSHPTGTAIATMTTDTYGYYYFTEETYPDLTLGNNFRVHIAPDVSQSLTTGNNPQIITSLTNGITNLTDIGYYTLLTSQLGDRIWLDSNYNGIQDGDELNGIANIDLDLYQVRSSGDVLLASTSTDSDGDYNFNFQPNLNCRGELTTFGDSDADVYDVRSCTVISGATYYISFRTDGFCVADNTAIRLLSASGDTLYEAGCGSRAPDIDHTLADNTVYSVGPFSEDTNGIATLSAIESYGDVSFYDVHWTYTGNIIIKNYLVISNVPPEYSFTLGNQGGDESLDSDVSIGTQTDTATVTIGESVLDLDIGFLDTSTLVPDLVITKSVDDEEPTIDTQVTYTITVTNNGIGTASGVTVLDTLPAGTSWVSDTGAGAYDPELGEWLVGDLLANESTSLDITVTVTGTEAIVNTATGSTLSTEPDTTNNSDSATLTPQDPISSGTGTLLFHLFTDTNGNGTQDTGEPDGASDTIITIGHSLGDQDVVTDEFGDIDTDMTVSSDPYTITLSPPSGSSITGGDNPITGLIINVGEITDAGIRGVYIEPVEDDSESSGGSGGGSARVTWGNIGRGNNRSSGNWLSSDGRINSSTITIDSSTVESSDLATSISCLAINGAPPLSFPDAENTEYAATIHFLTTIIEPLNNERLIKGYENGEFGTYMSLTRYELTKIALMGNCINHSGQYQANTVFSDVPTNDSEMSLIIGTAQHLGIVDGIDGKFYPNNPVTFGEMVKILLGSNRQLKATLLAARSTEPLAGVTENGFAPFAQYAYQYNMVTLENGIFPQNKVVLRNQMATTLATYIRQLKSFAD; encoded by the coding sequence ATGCAGTTTGCTTTGCCTCAACAGAAGTTGATCAGTGGCCAAATAAAACTACTTGTCAGTATAGTAGTTTTATTTATTACCATTCATTACAGCTTTCCTTGGTCATGGCTTAATACATTTCCTATTCAAGCTGGAGATGAAGTCACCTCCAGAATGACTACTTTTTATAGTGGCACAGATTACCCCGGAGGCTCACCGGCCACGACAGCGCTAGTACCTCCTAGCAGTGGTGTGACTATATTCATAGATATTATGAATACCACTACTACTCCTAATGCTCTAGAAAACATGGTGTTAAGTGACGATATTTCTGCGTTTTCTGGTTCTTTGACATGTTCCTATATGGTCACCACTTCTTCTGCAAATCATTTGCTTTTGGACTTTGATGGTAGTGGCAGTATTTGTACTATCAATAGTAGTAATGGTTATCAATTTGAAGGGGCATCCTTTCCTACTTCATTGGCAGCAGGAGATGGGATATTTTTCCGTTTAACTGGATTAACTGTTGACAATGATTCAATTTTACACGAAGTGTATGTCAATGGAACGTTTGCCGGCCAATCATATGGACCTGCGAGGGATCATCAATACATTTTAGTGGGTACCAGGGCAATCACCGGCTACGCCTTTCATGACCTCGACAATAATCGCTTAAATGACAACTTAGACTATCAATATGTTGGCTTAGTTGCGACCTTACGTTCCCATCCAACCGGAACAGCCATAGCCACCATGACCACTGACACCTATGGTTACTATTATTTTACTGAGGAAACGTATCCTGATTTAACTTTGGGGAATAATTTTCGGGTACATATTGCTCCTGATGTAAGTCAATCACTTACCACTGGCAATAATCCCCAAATAATTACATCGCTAACCAATGGCATCACTAATTTAACTGATATTGGTTATTATACTTTATTAACGTCGCAACTCGGAGATAGAATTTGGCTTGATAGTAATTATAATGGCATTCAAGATGGTGACGAGCTTAATGGAATCGCTAACATTGATTTAGATCTTTACCAAGTACGCAGTAGTGGTGATGTGCTTCTAGCATCTACCAGTACTGATTCCGATGGTGATTATAATTTCAATTTTCAACCGAACTTAAATTGTCGTGGCGAACTTACTACTTTTGGTGATAGTGATGCAGATGTTTATGATGTTCGTTCCTGTACAGTAATCTCCGGAGCTACATATTATATATCATTTCGTACTGATGGTTTTTGCGTCGCTGACAATACAGCTATTCGGCTACTAAGTGCTAGCGGAGATACTTTATATGAAGCTGGCTGTGGATCTCGTGCTCCAGACATTGATCACACTTTGGCAGATAATACAGTGTATAGTGTGGGCCCCTTCTCAGAAGACACTAACGGCATAGCTACACTTTCTGCTATCGAAAGTTATGGAGACGTAAGCTTTTATGACGTTCATTGGACATATACTGGCAATATAATTATCAAAAACTATTTAGTAATTAGTAATGTCCCACCTGAATACAGTTTTACTTTAGGAAATCAAGGCGGTGACGAATCTTTGGATAGCGATGTTAGTATCGGTACTCAAACTGACACAGCAACCGTTACTATTGGTGAATCCGTATTGGACTTAGATATAGGCTTCCTTGATACTAGTACATTAGTTCCGGATCTCGTGATTACCAAGAGTGTAGATGATGAAGAACCAACCATCGATACTCAAGTGACCTATACTATTACCGTAACAAATAATGGGATTGGGACTGCTTCTGGAGTTACTGTGCTTGACACTTTACCCGCAGGAACCTCATGGGTAAGCGATACAGGCGCAGGCGCTTATGATCCTGAATTAGGAGAATGGTTAGTTGGCGATTTATTAGCTAATGAATCTACTAGTTTAGATATTACGGTAACCGTCACTGGCACTGAAGCGATTGTAAATACTGCTACTGGTTCAACATTGAGCACGGAACCAGATACTACCAATAATAGTGACTCGGCTACACTCACTCCTCAAGATCCCATCAGCAGTGGAACAGGTACTTTACTTTTTCATCTTTTTACAGATACCAATGGTAACGGCACACAAGACACGGGAGAACCAGATGGAGCAAGTGACACGATTATTACCATTGGCCACAGTTTAGGGGACCAAGATGTAGTTACCGATGAATTTGGCGATATTGATACCGATATGACTGTCAGCAGTGATCCTTACACCATTACACTTTCACCGCCTTCGGGTAGTAGTATTACTGGAGGTGACAACCCCATAACTGGGCTTATTATCAATGTTGGAGAAATTACTGATGCCGGTATTCGTGGAGTATATATTGAACCAGTTGAAGACGATTCAGAAAGTTCTGGAGGTAGTGGTGGTGGATCGGCAAGAGTTACTTGGGGCAATATAGGCCGCGGTAACAATAGAAGCTCAGGCAATTGGTTAAGCAGTGATGGGCGTATCAATTCTTCAACAATTACTATCGATAGTAGTACGGTAGAGAGTAGTGATTTGGCCACAAGTATCAGCTGCTTAGCAATCAATGGTGCGCCACCACTTTCTTTTCCTGATGCTGAAAATACTGAGTATGCTGCTACAATCCACTTTTTGACAACTATCATTGAGCCCCTCAACAATGAACGTTTGATCAAAGGCTATGAGAATGGTGAGTTTGGTACATATATGTCCCTAACCCGCTATGAGCTCACCAAGATCGCGCTAATGGGTAACTGTATCAATCATTCAGGTCAATATCAGGCCAACACAGTATTTAGCGATGTACCCACCAATGATTCTGAAATGTCACTAATTATTGGTACTGCTCAGCATTTAGGAATAGTAGATGGTATAGACGGTAAGTTTTATCCTAATAATCCAGTCACTTTTGGTGAAATGGTGAAAATTCTCTTAGGCAGCAACAGACAATTAAAAGCGACATTGCTTGCTGCTAGAAGTACTGAACCATTGGCTGGTGTCACTGAAAATGGCTTTGCCCCATTTGCTCAATATGCTTATCAGTATAACATGGTGACTTTGGAGAATGGCATATTCCCTCAGAATAAAGTAGTACTGCGCAACCAAATGGCTACTACTTTGGCCACCTATATCAGACAGCTAAAAAGTTTCGCTGATTAA
- the umuD gene encoding translesion error-prone DNA polymerase V autoproteolytic subunit — translation MCISFLSQPVYAGFPSPAEDYEEAPIDLEKYLINNKAATFLGRVAGNSMRSAGFFANDILVIDRSLVPHTGQIIVGRLESSFVVKFYHFNNNKIILRSADQDFPEIIITAETDFELWGVVTGVVRKVSLYAQ, via the coding sequence ATGTGTATTTCATTTCTCTCTCAGCCTGTTTATGCTGGTTTTCCTAGTCCTGCAGAGGATTACGAAGAAGCACCAATTGACCTAGAAAAGTACCTAATCAATAACAAAGCAGCTACTTTCTTAGGACGAGTTGCGGGAAACTCTATGCGGTCTGCGGGCTTTTTTGCCAATGATATTCTGGTCATTGACCGATCTTTGGTACCTCACACAGGTCAAATCATAGTGGGACGGCTAGAGTCTAGTTTCGTGGTGAAGTTTTATCATTTTAATAACAATAAAATTATTCTACGATCGGCAGATCAAGACTTTCCTGAAATTATTATCACAGCAGAAACAGACTTTGAATTATGGGGTGTAGTGACAGGAGTGGTGCGTAAAGTTTCATTATATGCTCAGTGA